The DNA sequence TATATCAGGATATGATGCAGCTATAATAAATAAACTTATTAAGATGTAGGGCGAGGCTTTAGCCTTGCTCCCCGCCTGAATGTGCACGTGGGATAACAATCCTTTGGTCTCATTTACTTTATAATTTGTGAAGTTTGTAGTTGCACGAGAGAAAGGCTATGAGGAGATTATTAACCATGAGAAAAATTTTATATATTGTATTGGATGGACTCGGGGATGGAAAGTATCCTTGTAAGGAGCTTGGTAATCGTACACCTTTGGAGGCAGCATCTACCCCTACTATGGACATGCTGGCAAAAGAAGGGCAGACTGGGGTGATGTATACAGTAGGAAAAGGCATCGCACCTGAGTCTGATATTGCGGTGATTAGTATCCTGGGATATGATGCCATGAAATATTATACCGGTCGAGGCCCTTTAGAAGCGCTTGCTGCAGGAATAAAAATCAGCGACGGTGATCTTGCCTTTCGGGCGAATTTTGCTACAAGAGGAAGCGGAAGGGCTATAAAGGATCGTCGTGTCGGGAGAAATCTTTCTACAGAAGAGGCAGCACAACTCTGTAAAGAAATTAACAAAAAAGTAAAATTGACTTCCGCCCCTTCTACCTTTCAATTAAAAAATACCCTTGAATATAGAGCTGTACTGGTCATTCGCGGTGTAAAGAACAAGCTTTCCGGATATGTTACCAATACGGATCCTGCATATACAAAACATGGTCTCCTGGGAGTTGCAAGAGAAACGGGGAGTTTTGAGAATATTGTTGAGTATTGTACGCCGACAAAAGACTGTCCGGACATCGAGGCTGCATATCGTTCTGCATTACTGGTAAATGAATTTACCCTTAAGAGTTGTGAGGTGTTGGATCAATCCGAAATTAATAAAGAGCGTATAAAAAAGGGGTTTCTTCCCGCAAATCTTGTTCTTCTGAGAGATGCTGGTGATCACCTTCCGAAAATTCCTGCTATGAAGAGTAAATTTAAGAAGAATTTTGGGTGTTTTGTTGAGATGCCGACCGAAGAGGGTATCGCGTTATTGACGGGTATGAAGATAATCCCTCTTCCTCCTCCTACACAAGATCTGGAAAAAGATTATACTTTACGCTCCGAGATGACGATAAAACATATGAAAAAGTACGATGGGCTTTATATTCATATTAAGGGACCAGATGTGCCTGGGCATGATGGTGATGCAATGAAGAAAAAAACGGTGATTGAGACGATTGATCAGTATTACCTTGCACCCTTAATTAACCATATAGACCTTGATAAAACTATTGTTGCAATTACCGCCGACCATTCAACCCCTTGCAAACTAAAATCGCACTCAGATGATCCCGTTCCTTTACTCATTTGTGGTGGGGGCATTAAACCAGATAATACAAAATCCTTTTCAGAAAAGGTTTGCAGTGCAGGGAAGATTGGGAAAATACTTGGTGTTCAGCTTTTGCCATTACTGGTCAAATATGCAAATAAGTAATGAAGGAACTTTATTAAAATGGATTGCAATCTCTTTTGGTATAGTATTTTGTATCGCTTTCATTACGATTTTAACAGTTCCGTTAGGTACTTCTGAAAGTTTTGTAAGACGAAAGGTTGTTCAGGCATTGGAAGATAGATTTGAATCTATCCATGAAATCGGACCGATCTCCTTTCATTGGCCTAATCAAATTACTATCTCATATCTTATTATTCAAAAACAAGAGATAAAAGAAACATCTCCCATACGATTTGAGGAGATCCAGGGTAAGGTGAAATTGCTCTCGCTTCTTACAAAAGAGCTTGTTCTGAAGAAAATTTCTATACAGCAGATCAACTATGAGAATCAATTCCTGGTAGAAGATCTCGTTACAGACGAATTTTCATTCAAAAACGATATTGTCTTTATCCATGCAAAGTTGCGTGTGAATGATGGTCCTACTACGATAAAGGGAACAATTGACCTCCATGGAAAAGAGCCAGTATTCGATATTTTTATTGATGCGAAAGATGTGTATATTACTCAAGATATACAGGCTGTTCGTCTCCTTCCGTTATTTACTATAAAAGAGGGTGAAATAGGCGGTATTTTGAGTTTGAGCGGTTACTTAAAAGGTAAAGGTTTGGACAAAAAAGTAGTCAATGAAGAGTTGGATGCAGATATACATATTAAAGTAAGGGATGGGTATGTCCGGGGAAATAAACTATTTTCTTCCTTATTAGGGATTGCAGGGATAAAGGATATGTATTCATTTGATTTCGTGGAAGCATCGATACAGATCAAAGATGGTAAAATTTATACTCAAAAAATGGAGATGAAAGGCCCGTTGATGAGCATGAATGCGTCCGGTATGGCTGAGCTTGAAGGTGCGATATCGTATGATGTTGCTGTTACCTTTCGTAAAGAACATTTGGGTAAGGATATTGAAAAAATTGCAAGTGTGGTTTTAGGACAAAATGCATTGCCGGTAGAAATACGGGGTACAACAAAAGATCCGGAGGTTTCGGTTAAATTACCCAAGGATAATTTAGAGCATCTTCTTCATGATCTGGTGAATGATTTTTTGACTACCTCAAAGAAGAAACAGAAAAAGGAAAAATAATTCAGGAATGAATTGGATTGATTATACAATCTTTACGCTCGTATTTTTTGCCGCTATCTTTGGGCTTTCCAGCGGACCTGTTATCCAATGTATAAGGATTGTGTGTTTGCTAATCTCCTTCTTTACAGCCGTTTTCTTTTATGGTATTTTGAGTAATATCTTACGAGGTGTTTTCGTTCCACCGACAGCAAATATGTTAAGTTACTTTATCATTTTTGGGACGGCGCTTATTGTTACCTACATCGTCACAGATATTATAAAGAGAGCCTTAGATGCATGGAATATGGGAATTGGGCTCCGATTGTTTGGCGGACTATTAGGAATTATCAAAGGAATTATCTTTTGTGGTGTAATTATTTTTGGAGTCTTGTCATTTTGCAGTAAACCAACGAGTGACAAGATTGCTACATCAAAGATTGCAACTCAGATAGGGAAAGGCATGCAGACGATGGTCTCTCTTATTCCTGAAAGTATTCCAAACAAGATAAGGGGTGATGAAGAAGAGATAAAGGAAAATAAGGTACCAAAAGAGATGCAATCAACAAACGATGAGGATTTTAAGTTAGCGCAATAAGCAGACTATCATTGTTAGGTTCATGAGACCTTTTCATCTTAGAAGCTTCTTGTTACTCAGATAAATAAAAACTTCCAGAGTATAGTAAACTATCTCTTCAGGTTCATGTAATTATTTATTTTTTATTATCTAAATATGGTTATGATATATTATAGACCTCTAGCTTTACCTATCTGATCAGTTTTTTCATTATATCTCCTAATCGATAGTAAAAACCTGCTGTATGTAAACTTGATGGTAATTTGAGCACTTCATAATCGTAATGATGCATAAACTCATGAATCAGGGTATCGAGAAATGTTTTAGAGGCGACAACTGTCTGCCGTATTGCTGTCTTATTATTGATCGTAATATTTCCTGCTTTATAAGTTCCATACGTCTTCTTCATGAGCTTACCATCTTTCAAAGAGTGATTCTGACGCTTATCGTATACGTTAAGTTGTGGAGGAGGAATTGATAGAGATTGCGATATCTCATTAAGTAATTTTTGACCCAGAACTTGCCGTTCTGCAGCATCTGCTGAAATTAAGAGTCTTTTTGCATACATCATGGTAGTTTTATTTGGTTTGAATAACGTATCTTTTATGCTATTGGATTTTTTATAAACGGCCTTATTCTTACTTTGCTGCCAAGTCATGTGCATCTCCAAATATTTCACAAATTAAGCACAACAAAAGATATTTTTGAAATGGATATAAGCTAATCAATATCTCATATTACTCTCTTCGATATTGTATCATGATAATTTTTTGTTTGACAATCCATATTTTTAATATATTCTAATTTTTTCGACATTTTTGTGCTTGTATATTTTTAAGGCATTTATTAAGCCAGTCGGGGGTATTAAAAAGGAGCCTTTAACGTATGAGTCCGCTTTCTAAAAATTTTGTGCGTGCAAGCCTGATTTATTTTTTCATTGCGGCTATTCTTGGTATTATTATGGTCTCTATGAGAAGCTATCCAGCTCAACTCCTGTTCGTCCATGTACATTTAAACCTTTTAGGGTGGATGTCGATGATGATTTATGGAGTTGGATATCATATCTTGCCTAGATTTTCAGGAACACCACTTGCCTATCCCAAAATAGGTACTCTTCAATTCTATCTTGCAAATATCGGTCTTGTAGGCTTGGTATGTTTCCGCCCAATACATCCGGTTGCAGAAATCTTTGCTGGTCTGGTAGTGATTTCTGTCGGTTTATTTATATTCAATATCTGGATGAGTATGATACCACCCAAGCCCGAGCCTGAATAACCATTGTAAATAAAGGAGATTTCGTAGAATGTATACGATAGGAATCGATATTGGTTCGATGTCGACGAACGGGATTTTGTTAAATGAAAAAAAGGAGATTCTTTCTTCTGTAATTATTCCAACTGGTGCCAGCAGTAAAAAAGCAGCAGATAAAACATATCATCAGATACTTACGGAAAATAAATTATCAGAAAAGGATATTGATTATATTATTGCTACAGGATACGGACGTATAAAAGTACCATTTGCTCATGAAGTTGTAACGGAGATTACCTGCCACGCCAAGGGGGCTAATTATTATTTCCCCAATGCCCGGACTATTATCGACATCGGGGGGCAGGATAGTAAGGTTATTAAGGTTGATGCAAATGGAAACGTCCTTGATTTTGTTATGAATGATAAGTGTGCTGCGGGAACAGGCCGGTTCCTGGAGGTTATGGCCAGGACATTAGAAATAGATCTGGAAGATATGGGCGGGCTTTCGCTCAATGGAAAAGAGAATGTTTCTGTTAGCAGTCTCTGTACTGTTTTTGCGGAATCTGAAGTAGTATCTCTTATTGGCGCTGACCATAAAGCAGCAGACATCTGCCGAGGATTACATATTTCTATTGCTAAACGTATCACTGCACAGGTCAAGAGAATTGGCCTGGAAGAAGAAATTGTTATGACGGGTGGAGTTGCAAAAAATATTGGTGTTGTAGCAGAGTTGGAGAGAAATCTTGGTTGTAAGATCAGGATATCGGAAGAACCTCAAATCAATGGGGCGCTTGGGGCTGCATTGATCGCCCTGGAAAAGGCACGATCAAAAGTCAGTACCTCCACATCTGTTTCCGGAAACACCTCAACAGAAATATCCATTGCGGAGTTTTCAGTAGAAGATCATAATTTGCCTAAGATTGGCTATTTTTGTTCTTATACCCCGGTAGAACTTATTCGTGCTGCAGGATTTCATCCCGTCAGGATTAAGGGTGCTGAAAAGGAATCGTGTGCTGCCAATGAAGTGCTTTGTGGCAATATTTGCCCCTATATCAAAGCGGTTGTTGATCAAAAAATCAACGGTAATCTGGAAGATTTTAAAGGCATGGTATTCGTTAATTCATGTGATGGAATGCGCAGGCTCTATGATGCATGGATTCGATTGGACGAAGGGAAAAAGACATTTAACTATATCCTGGATATTCCAAAAAATACCGATGATGCCGCAGTTTACTACTATGCAAACCTGCTAAAAAATTTAAAGGAAAAGCTCGAATCATATTTTACCTTGAAAATTCACCATGATGATATAAATCATAGTATTTCTCTGTATAATGCAGCTCGGGAAAGGGTACGGTTGTTTTTACAAAAGTACTGGAGCGGATATATCGGACAATCTGGATATGAAATATTTTCCTTATTAAAGAAGGGTGTTAACATCCTTCCAGAGAAATTCAATGTATACCTGAATCATGTTATGAAGCAGAAAGGTGATGTTCGCGATACACGGGATATACCCCGGCTCTTTATCTGGGGTAGTATTATGGAAAACGAAAAAATTATGAAGGTTATTGAGGATGCGGGCGCTAAAGTCGTTGCCGAGGATTTATGCAACGGCAGCAGATACTTTGATGCCCAAATTAGTATGAGCAATGACCCCATTCTCTCTATTGCCAAAAGATACATCACGCGCGCTCCTTGTTCCCGTATGGTAAACATCTTCGAGAGAATTAACAATGTATTAGCGATAATGCAGGAAAAATCGATTCATGGAGCAATTTATCATACCCTGAAGTTTTGCGATCATAATCTCCTGGATTATCCGGTGATTAAAAAGACATTCCACGAGAAAAATATTCCGCTCCTTCATCTTAATTGTGATTATACTGCAAGCAGTGAAGGACAAATTAAAACACGTGTCGAGGCATTTCTCGAACAATTAACCAGCACCTCTAAGTAAAGAGTAAGTGAAACTATGATATCAATTCGTAAATTTAAAGTATTAATAGATCCTTTTCTACGCCGTATTTCTCCCATGTTATTTAAAGAACTTTTACGGTTTCTTATGATATATCATTTCTTTTATCGGGGAAATAAGAAGAAGGAACTCATCTCTCTGAATGTTCAGACCCGTGTCGGCGTGAAGCATCTTTATAACACATTTACCCACCCAAAGCGAACGATCTGGACGACAATGTTTGTTCCTTCAGAAATTCTTTTCGCTATGGGGCTGTATCCATTTTGTCTTGAAATCGGTGCAGCGCTCTTTGCAGGTATTGGACAAAGTTCACGAGGGCTCTTAGAGGCAGAATCATACGGAGTTCCTACTGATATTTGTTCCTTTCACCGGTCTGCAATCGGGCATGTATCCAGAAATCTATTTCCTAAAAACATCCTTCAGGCTGCAACTACAACACTATGCGACAATAATACAAAGACGACAAAGATATGTGAGTCTATGACGGGGAAAGAAACTATTGTCCTTGATGTTCCGTACGAGGCAGATGATTATTCTATTAACTATCTTGCGAAGCAACTTGAGGATTTCACGAAACGGTTAGAAGTCGTAACCGGTAGGAAGATGAGACAAGAGGCATTTGAAAAGGCGATAGAGTACTCAAATCAAACACGAGAGAAAATGCTTGAAATCAATGAATTGAGAAAGGACCCACATAGTCCTCTTCCCGGTAGTAATGCCCTGGGTTTTATGTTTCCCGGATATTTATTAATCGGTTCGCCTCTTTCAGTAGAGTTTTTTGCCAGCCTTGCCGCCGAGCTACGTGAAAAGATTGAAGAAAGCAAAAGAAATAACAGGATACCACCAAAAGACATTATAAGAATTCTCTGGCTAGAGCTAAAACCTTATTTTAATGTTGATTTTTTGACAAAATTAGAGAAAGATCAAGGGGTAAGGATCGTCTTTGAGGAAACGAATTACGTTTATTGGGATGCATTAGACCCTCAAAAACCTTACGAGAGTTTGGCAAAGAAACTCATTACCAGCCATTATAATGGGCCATTGGAACGGCGTATTGAGGTTACCAAGAGGCTTGCCAGGGAATATGAGGTGGATGGTGTGATTGTTTTCTCAACGTGGGGTTGTAGAAGAAATAACGCTGCTGTGCCTGCTTTAAAAAGAGAACTGAACAAAATGGGTTATCCACTGCTCAGCCTTGATGGAGATTGTGTGGATGATCATAACTATATGCCAGGACAGTTTTCTACAAGAATAGAAGGTTTTTTGGAAATGTTACGTGGAAGAAAAGCTACTACCAGCCCACAATATGAGACCTGTGCTGCTGGTGTGGCTTAAAGCAAATGTAATGCGATACAAAATTGGTAGGCTCTTTCTATTGTTTTGTTTCCTTAACTGACTTGTTTAATTTCAGCCAGTTTTCCAGATATATATCCTGTTTAATTATTTGAACTCCTTGCATCTGTTTTATCTGGGAAAGTATATGCTCAAAATTTTTCAAATTCTTATTTACCTGCTCCTTATGAAACGGACTTCCCTGAGAATTTACGTATAAATGCCATGGGTGGATCGCAAATAGAAAGAGACCTCCTTTCGCTACCTCTCTTGCCCATAAAACTGCATCGATATATTCATGAGAGCTTCTTTTATCTTCAAAGATAGCCCATAAATAGGATGACATCTTTTTCCCTTCCCTATCAAGAAAAGAAGGAAGGGCTAGTTCTAAAAGATTCGAGCCAAATGTATTCAGTGAAAATGGTTTGCCTGCCCACGTAGCGCTGAGAGATACTGTTTCAGAGGAATCATACTGGAATCCCGCGTGTTCTAATGCTTTTATTACCGTATGATTGACCCTTGTATAAGGCGCACGAAATCCCTTGATGTTTCGTGCAAATATTTTTTCCAGAATTTCCTTTGCTTTCTTAATTATCTCCTCAACGATACCTTCTTCCATAGGCATTCCGGATATCTTTCCCAAAAAATCCTCGTGTCTCAGAGAATGGCAAGATACTTCGTGTCTTTCAGATAATTTGGGTAAATTTATTCCTTCAGCGCCGAGTATCTGTGCCGTTCTCGCCTCATAAAATAAAGTCGACTCTATGGTATACACATCTAACAGCTCAAATATCTTTTGCAGTCCTTTTTTACATGCATCTGTACTTATCTTACCGCAGTGTACCGGGGAGGAGAGGGCATCATATTGTCCTTTGACAGCAGTATTAGCATCGGGGTCAATGTCGAGAGATATTGCAACATATAGGGGTTCGTCAGTATTTGCCATGTTATTTTGGCTTGAGAGTTGGGAAAAGAATGACCTCCCGTATAGATACATTATTTGTTAAGAGCATGATAAGCCTATCTATACCGATTCCAAGGCCACCAGCTGGAGGCATACCATACTTTAAGGCGGTGAGAAAATCTTCATCTACTTTACCCGTAATATCAGCTTCTGTTCCCAATTGCTCATGGAATCGCTTATCTTGCTCAATAGCATCGTTTAGCTCAGAATATGAATTAGCTACCTCCATTGAAGAGATGTACAACTCAAATCGCTGGGCAAAACGATGATCATATTCACATACCTTCGTTAATGGACAGATTGAGGTTGGATAGTCTAATACAAAAGTTGGATTGATTAAAGCTCGTTCCACCATCTGCTCAAAGATGTTGTTAGCCATAGTATCTCTGTCAACCCCTTGAGTCTCAAGTCCCAATTCCTTTGATTTCCTTATTAATCCTGATTCATCCTCAAGACTTACACCACTATATTCTTTCAATAATTCAGAAAAAGTAACGCGGCGCCAGGGTGGTGTCATATCAATCTTTTGTTCCCCAAAAGTGATCTCATATCCACCATACAGTTCCTTTACAAGCGATGTTATAAG is a window from the Candidatus Jettenia sp. genome containing:
- a CDS encoding alkaline phosphatase family protein, whose protein sequence is MRKILYIVLDGLGDGKYPCKELGNRTPLEAASTPTMDMLAKEGQTGVMYTVGKGIAPESDIAVISILGYDAMKYYTGRGPLEALAAGIKISDGDLAFRANFATRGSGRAIKDRRVGRNLSTEEAAQLCKEINKKVKLTSAPSTFQLKNTLEYRAVLVIRGVKNKLSGYVTNTDPAYTKHGLLGVARETGSFENIVEYCTPTKDCPDIEAAYRSALLVNEFTLKSCEVLDQSEINKERIKKGFLPANLVLLRDAGDHLPKIPAMKSKFKKNFGCFVEMPTEEGIALLTGMKIIPLPPPTQDLEKDYTLRSEMTIKHMKKYDGLYIHIKGPDVPGHDGDAMKKKTVIETIDQYYLAPLINHIDLDKTIVAITADHSTPCKLKSHSDDPVPLLICGGGIKPDNTKSFSEKVCSAGKIGKILGVQLLPLLVKYANK
- a CDS encoding AsmA-like C-terminal region-containing protein — encoded protein: MQISNEGTLLKWIAISFGIVFCIAFITILTVPLGTSESFVRRKVVQALEDRFESIHEIGPISFHWPNQITISYLIIQKQEIKETSPIRFEEIQGKVKLLSLLTKELVLKKISIQQINYENQFLVEDLVTDEFSFKNDIVFIHAKLRVNDGPTTIKGTIDLHGKEPVFDIFIDAKDVYITQDIQAVRLLPLFTIKEGEIGGILSLSGYLKGKGLDKKVVNEELDADIHIKVRDGYVRGNKLFSSLLGIAGIKDMYSFDFVEASIQIKDGKIYTQKMEMKGPLMSMNASGMAELEGAISYDVAVTFRKEHLGKDIEKIASVVLGQNALPVEIRGTTKDPEVSVKLPKDNLEHLLHDLVNDFLTTSKKKQKKEK
- a CDS encoding CvpA family protein, whose amino-acid sequence is MNWIDYTIFTLVFFAAIFGLSSGPVIQCIRIVCLLISFFTAVFFYGILSNILRGVFVPPTANMLSYFIIFGTALIVTYIVTDIIKRALDAWNMGIGLRLFGGLLGIIKGIIFCGVIIFGVLSFCSKPTSDKIATSKIATQIGKGMQTMVSLIPESIPNKIRGDEEEIKENKVPKEMQSTNDEDFKLAQ
- a CDS encoding acyl-CoA dehydratase activase, giving the protein MYTIGIDIGSMSTNGILLNEKKEILSSVIIPTGASSKKAADKTYHQILTENKLSEKDIDYIIATGYGRIKVPFAHEVVTEITCHAKGANYYFPNARTIIDIGGQDSKVIKVDANGNVLDFVMNDKCAAGTGRFLEVMARTLEIDLEDMGGLSLNGKENVSVSSLCTVFAESEVVSLIGADHKAADICRGLHISIAKRITAQVKRIGLEEEIVMTGGVAKNIGVVAELERNLGCKIRISEEPQINGALGAALIALEKARSKVSTSTSVSGNTSTEISIAEFSVEDHNLPKIGYFCSYTPVELIRAAGFHPVRIKGAEKESCAANEVLCGNICPYIKAVVDQKINGNLEDFKGMVFVNSCDGMRRLYDAWIRLDEGKKTFNYILDIPKNTDDAAVYYYANLLKNLKEKLESYFTLKIHHDDINHSISLYNAARERVRLFLQKYWSGYIGQSGYEIFSLLKKGVNILPEKFNVYLNHVMKQKGDVRDTRDIPRLFIWGSIMENEKIMKVIEDAGAKVVAEDLCNGSRYFDAQISMSNDPILSIAKRYITRAPCSRMVNIFERINNVLAIMQEKSIHGAIYHTLKFCDHNLLDYPVIKKTFHEKNIPLLHLNCDYTASSEGQIKTRVEAFLEQLTSTSK
- a CDS encoding 2-hydroxyacyl-CoA dehydratase family protein, translating into MISIRKFKVLIDPFLRRISPMLFKELLRFLMIYHFFYRGNKKKELISLNVQTRVGVKHLYNTFTHPKRTIWTTMFVPSEILFAMGLYPFCLEIGAALFAGIGQSSRGLLEAESYGVPTDICSFHRSAIGHVSRNLFPKNILQAATTTLCDNNTKTTKICESMTGKETIVLDVPYEADDYSINYLAKQLEDFTKRLEVVTGRKMRQEAFEKAIEYSNQTREKMLEINELRKDPHSPLPGSNALGFMFPGYLLIGSPLSVEFFASLAAELREKIEESKRNNRIPPKDIIRILWLELKPYFNVDFLTKLEKDQGVRIVFEETNYVYWDALDPQKPYESLAKKLITSHYNGPLERRIEVTKRLAREYEVDGVIVFSTWGCRRNNAAVPALKRELNKMGYPLLSLDGDCVDDHNYMPGQFSTRIEGFLEMLRGRKATTSPQYETCAAGVA
- a CDS encoding polysaccharide deacetylase family protein — protein: MANTDEPLYVAISLDIDPDANTAVKGQYDALSSPVHCGKISTDACKKGLQKIFELLDVYTIESTLFYEARTAQILGAEGINLPKLSERHEVSCHSLRHEDFLGKISGMPMEEGIVEEIIKKAKEILEKIFARNIKGFRAPYTRVNHTVIKALEHAGFQYDSSETVSLSATWAGKPFSLNTFGSNLLELALPSFLDREGKKMSSYLWAIFEDKRSSHEYIDAVLWAREVAKGGLFLFAIHPWHLYVNSQGSPFHKEQVNKNLKNFEHILSQIKQMQGVQIIKQDIYLENWLKLNKSVKETKQ